In Uranotaenia lowii strain MFRU-FL chromosome 2, ASM2978415v1, whole genome shotgun sequence, one genomic interval encodes:
- the LOC129745613 gene encoding cationic amino acid transporter 2 isoform X2, which translates to MSTSSCWHILTRRKVLNLDQDGSDSSNKLNRILSTFDLTALGVGATLGVGVYVLAGHVSKDQAGPSVVLSFFIAAAASFLAGLCYAEFGARVPKSGSAYIYSYVCIGEFMAFIIGWNLMLEYIIGSASVSRGLSLYIDTLANDTMKNHFRDIAPMEWDFMSSYFDFFGFAVAILLGIALAFGLKKSTMVNNFFTMLNIAIVLFVVIAGAINADVSNWNVNPANVSSIYNVGAGGFFPFGFEGTLRGAATCFFGFVGFDCIATTGEEVRNPRKAIPRAILFSLCTIFLAYFGVSTVLTLMWPYYKQDVNAPLPFVFNEIGWSFAKWTVAIGGIIGLVASLFGAMFPQPRIIYAMAQDGLIFRALGEVSPRFNTPVFGTLCAALLTGTMAGLFDLKALVNMLSIGTLMAYTVVAISILILRFSEEPKASTIPSTSKQMYESSNLLKSGNRVTGSAFIKQLFNSGCIKVPSQVSTSVIGVLVTLYCLLALALSLTIYYARQALYELEPWALALAGALLGLLLMVLLMMSIQPRETTEAPFKVPLVPLLPAISIFVNIYLMLMLDVYTWIRFGIWMAIGLALYVFYGYRNSYREVCAQQMGWTKLKYVH; encoded by the exons ATGTCAACGAGCTCCTGCTGGCACATTCTGACCCGTAGAAAAGTGCTGAACCTCGATCAGGATGGATCCGACTCAAGCAACAAACTCAACCGGATACTGTCCACCTTCGATCTGACGGCCCTCGGCGTGGGGGCAACACTCGGAGTCGGCGTCTACGTGCTGGCCGGTCATGTCTCAAAGGATCAGGCGGGACCCTCGGTGGTGCTGTCGTTCTTCATTGCGGCCGCTGCCTCCTTTCTAGCTG GCCTCTGCTACGCAGAATTCGGAGCGCGTGTTCCCAAATCGGGCTCGGCCTACATCTACAGCTATGTGTGCATCGGCGAGTTCATGGCGTTCATCATCGGCTGGAACCTGATGCTGGAGTACATCATCGGATCGGCGAGCGTTTCGCGAGGGTTGAGTCTCTACATTGACACTCTGGCGAACGATACGATGAAGAACCACTTCCGGGACATCGCCCCGATGGAGTGGGACTTCATGTCCAGCTACTTCGATTTCTTCGGTTTTGCCGTGGCTATTTTGTTGGGAA TTGCCCTTGCCTTCGGCCTCAAGAAATCGACGATGGTGAACAACTTCTTTACGATGCTCAATATAGCGATAGTGCTGTTTGTGGTCATTGCTGGAGCCATTAATGCGGATGTTTCCAATTGGAACGTGAATCCGGCAAATGTGTCATCGATCTACAACGTTGGAGCGGGAGGGTTTTTCCCATTCGGCTTCGAGGGAACCCTGAGGGGTGCGGCAACGTGTTTCTTCGGATTTGTAGGATTCGACTGTATTGCAACTACTGGCGAGGAAGTTCGGAATCCACGGAAAGCAATCCCACGAGCCATCTTGTTCTCACTGTGTACCATTTTCTTGGCGTACTTCGGAGTATCAACGGTCTTAACCCTGATGTGGCCCTACTACAAGCAGGATGTGAATGCACCGCTACCGTttgtgttcaacgaaatagGATGGTCGTTCGCCAAGTGGACGGTGGCTATCGGAGGTATCATCGGACTGGTGGCCAGCTTGTTTGGGGCCATGTTTCCTCAGCCTCGGATTATCTATGCCATGGCTCAGGATGGGTTGATTTTTCGAGCACTCGGAGAAGTTAGCCCCCGATTTAACACGCCGGTTTTCGGGACCCTATGTGCGGCACTTCTCACAGGAACGATGGCCGGGCTGTTTGACCTGAAGGCACTGGTGAACATGCTGTCCATTGGAACGCTGATGGCCTACACGGTGGTGGCGATTTCGATCCTAATTTTACG ATTTTCGGAAGAACCCAAGGCCAGCACCATTCCGTCGACCAGCAAGCAGATGTACGAGTCCTCCAATCTGCTCAAGTCGGGCAACCGCGTTACTGGCTCGGCCTTCATCAAACAACTGTTCAACTCGGGCTGCATAAAGGTCCCATCGCAAGTATCCACCAGCGTCATCGGGGTGCTCGTTACGCTTTACT gTTTACTAGCGTTGGCTCTTTCGCTGACAATCTACTACGCCCGACAAGCGCTGTACGAGCTGGAACCATGGGCCCTAGCCTTAGCTGGAGCCCTGCTAGGACTACTGTTAATGGTTCTTCTGATGATGTCCATTCAACCGCGGGAAACGACCGAAGCACCCTTTAAGGTTCCACTGGTTCCTCTCCTACCTGCCATCAGTATTTTCGTCAACATCTACCTGATGCTGATGCTGGACGTCTACACCTGGATACGGTTCGGTATCTGGATGGCAATCG